Proteins from a single region of Flavobacterium sp. YJ01:
- a CDS encoding DUF6755 family protein: MSTFRTSQNQANPNKLNAILSTIIFILILNVTIQIWLLYAALNNALDNNKEILIPAFIASLILFLIGIGLLYYLPIGNLKNKRL; this comes from the coding sequence TTTAGAACTAGTCAGAATCAAGCCAATCCAAATAAATTAAACGCGATACTTTCTACTATTATTTTTATATTAATACTAAATGTGACTATTCAAATTTGGTTATTATATGCCGCCTTGAACAATGCTTTGGATAATAATAAAGAAATCCTTATTCCTGCATTTATAGCTTCATTGATATTATTTCTGATAGGAATCGGTTTACTTTATTACTTACCAATTGGAAATTTGAAGAATAAACGGTTATAA